A single genomic interval of Suncus etruscus isolate mSunEtr1 chromosome 10, mSunEtr1.pri.cur, whole genome shotgun sequence harbors:
- the RPS27 gene encoding 40S ribosomal protein S27: MPLAKDLLHPSPEEEKRKHKKKRLVQSPNSYFMDVKCPGCYKITTVFSHAQTVVLCVGCSTVLCQPTGGKARLTEGCSFRRKQH; this comes from the exons ATGCCT CTCGCCAAGGATCTCCTTCACCCCTCTCCGGAGGAGGAGAAGCGGAAGCACAAGAAGAAGCGGCTGGTGCAGAGCCCCAACTCCTACTTCATGGACGTCAAATGCCCAG GATGCTATAAGATCACCACCGTCTTCAGCCATGCACAGACGGTAGTTTTGTGTGTGGGCTGCTCTACTGTCCTCTGCCAGCCTACAGGAGGAAAAGCAAGGCTTACAGAAG GGTGCTCCTTCAGACGGAAGCAGCACTAA